TTATGTGAAGGTTACACATAAATAGAAAGAATAGTTTAGATAAAAATGTAGTTAAATTCACGGAAATGTGGATTTTCATGTAGTCTTGCTAgaaatttttacatatatattctcCAAATATAATCTTAGATCGAAGTTCATGTAGGTATTAAGTatgtagtttttataaatcatgTTATAAACTAACGGGGCGTAGATATTAGCCAGATCCCATTTGCtagtgttaaataattataataattttatttagaagtATGTACTATAAAatggtaaattaaattgaGTGTTAAAGTATTGTAGTCTTCTATACCTAATTAAGTGCTTgattatgaatttattaaattgcttttaaattaTGGATTCTGTATTTTagtcataaattaaattccagATGCGAATTGCTAGATTATTGGGAGTGGCAGGAACAGATGTACCACTATCTGAGATTCAAGCTCTTATGGCACCCTATAAGGTACGTTATACGcagcgtccatgcgtcgggttatGTCTCTCGCCATATGGCGAGGAGGCCGATGACTGGCCATGCGTCTTGCTCGttaacgggtgctacttgtggtggcTGGTtggacttgaattcgtgtatgcggtgatgttagtaatttcgactatgtattggCGTGTTATTTCCATGACAAGTGCATGTTCCTATTTTACCATGCCTCTTGCTGATAGACggcaaatctttgtttttagtttattttattattattaatagttaactattattacaattggaacatggtgtagtggttgcagctccttacaaacattgtgtaacacaaaaaacttggcgattacaAAGAGTAGcgtagagtttattgccagttcttctgttccgttctacgcccttgatttgagaactggcagtaaatgtaaaattagaagcatttaatatgtatttcttgtttaacgttcataagtgtacatggtgttacctatatgaatgaatgattttgatttgatttgatatatataataatcagtTGAACAAGTGTTAATAAtaccaaaaactttgaaaaTCCATTTTTAAAGGCGTAGAACGAACCATTTGTAAAGGAGTAGGGATCGATTGTATTAACAGTCACTGTCGAACCAGAGAAtacattttaatcaatttcTTGTTCTATAATTTCAGATCGGGGTTAATGGTTATGCTTTTATGGTGACAAATAACGGATATATTTTGATTCATCCCGATTTGAGGCCAGTGGTAAGTggcgtatttttatttaattttctctatctattgaatttattacattactaTGTTACAGTTTCAACAAATCCTAAAACCGAGTTATAACAGCGTGGATATGATCGAAGTGGAGTTGTTTGATGACGACAGAAGTCCACGAAATTTCAGTAAAGAATTGACTGCGGTGAGTAAAGCatcattaaaagtaaaataaaattttaagtcctggtttgtatataacaaattaaattacagtTGCGTCAAGATGTAATCGATCAGAAAACCGGCAATAAGATAATGAATGTCAAGTACCATATGGATGACATGGTgaggtttttaattaatttacctaTATTCGCACCCTTCACATTGTTCGATAGTGAGGCTTCTTTAAGTACAgtaaataattctaaaatgttgttgttgttgttgttgttgttgttgttgttgttgttgtttgtttgtttgttgttatgtatatatttcagAAAAGAGTATCACGTGGTAAGAAGCACTACTTCTGGACTGGTATAAGCGATTCGCCCTTCACCTTGGTGGTAACGATACCAGAGAACTACGGACGCCATAGAATAACACCACCGCCTACAGACGACATACATCGCCTATCGCTCACGTCAAAGAATATTTCGGCCAGACAATATCTGTCTGACAAGTGGAGTGTGCATCCCGATTGGTAAGATTCATCGTTATAAAGAAGTACAGTAACACTGGTGTAATTCttgcagtggcgtaacaatagggtggcagccggcagggctggcaaatcaccacgggcccccgacccaagagggcccctgcccaagagatattatgttctatggatgaatgtgaagtcttcAATACgaattgggctagcgtggggcctacagaccattccctctcggctaagagaggaggcctatgtcatgtgcccattagtgggacatatacaacgtgtatttgagtattaactttatttgaaaatctcaaagtttattaaaattaaactaagtaTAACGTGataatttttactgatagggccccataaaaagaatttgccacgggccccagatggtatagttacgccactgaatTCTTGCTGTCTTaccttttaaattcataaaatataatattatattatgtattgtaaATGTGACTaatgaatacaatttataaagaatacaCATTTTGaacacaatacatattttgaagcaaatttttatgttagtcTCTGTGCTAGGCGCGTTCATCCAAATAAATCACATACATTgcagataaaataatatctaggCACTAAATAGAGTAACTTCCTTAATTTATAACGTACGATAaggtacaatatttttgtccTTATCACGCTAATGataatttcgtaataaataaatgtgacatAACCAACTTTACTTGGCTTATTGCAAATTTGTAATTAGATCTAAAATCTAGGTTATACTGTCGCCACTACGAGCGCACATTTGCAACTCCCGAGGAGgaattattatactttttgGAGCGCGTTGCAAAGCCTGGTTGGCGCTGGCCAGCGAAACCTCGCCCGCCCGAACATCACAAGAATAAACAGGGACACGGGCATAACGGTAACATGAAAGCTATTGATTGATaaagttgttatattttacatagaaaCCACTAATGAACAGCaaaaataaaggaaaatgGAGTTGGAAAATCTATCTGCTTAAAGCGGGTGAAGGCACAATTATATCATGACTCCTACGCCTACctttaaatttgtgtttcgGACCACAATCAAACACGAAGATCCACCCATGAGTGAATAATTGTGTCGAATTAGAGAATAGATAACACTAATAACTAATACtgaagtaatattataatctgtGAACCAGACGTAGAgcactttaataataacattaattacatcgtaatattaaaaaagtcgtttaattacattttactaATCTTTCAATCTAACTGGTAAATATTTGTTGGAATGGTAAGtgatataagatttttttggcaaaattttaaaattaacgacaattttacattaaaggTTCTGTAGATAGCGAAAGGAAACCAGCGCAAAGGATTGAATACTATTGTAAGTTATTtctaaatactattttttttttttttaagttatacttctttaggcgcgttatgaaaaatttatgagagtgaaattttacgatgcgcgcgcaccgtgacacaaaattatcagtatgggcgccgagcgtgcgcgagcgagatgggaataagacaatctacttgtagtactttttaaacaaataaagcagttttaattattttttcaaagaaatttagcaatgctttttcacaaagacctattacTATATAAGATAgatacttagttaaaaggttatgaaacatacctagttattaaattgaattaataatataatataataattattattattaatattaattaataattgaataatatacttaatattaaatattgttaaattattcacgctaaatgtttattattaattatttaatatttaaaaaaaaataaagaaagccaaagaagtataacttcttacgcgcgtacataagtacacgcaccattttttttgttaactttacaaacattttataaattaaattctgcGAATAATACAAACTTACTATTCTGTCTAGGTGACCATGGACTTATGCAAGCGTTGGTATACGACGCCAGAAACACGGCATGGTTCAACAAAAGCATATCCGAATCTGCCTCGGATGAAAAGGCGTAAGTATTTTTTCTACTTTGACACCCTTAACTTGAATCAAACACCGAATaggaaaataattaacaagcATTACAGTTAACTTAGTCACTCAATTAtgtataagttttataaattatgcaCATATAACTTACTTTTGCACATACATTCTGTTATTCCGCCTGGATAGCCCGTTGACCAAAGTGATTGGATTGTTACCGAGGTAATGTATCACGAATTTGCACGTTTCGTTAAGCTTTTTGTGAAATCTATCCTATCAATCTATCTTCGGAATCCCTAAGTGTATCCTACTCGGACAATTGAACGGCAACTTTAGCATAAATACGTGCTTAAAATTGTTCATCAATCAAGACAAAAATTGGTAGCGACAATAATAATAGCACATTTCGTATTACAAAGTGCAATcgatcacaaattaaacacTTGTTAAGAGTTCTTTACATTTAAGATTAAATGCAATATTATAGCAGCCTGGATGTAAGTTTATGTTTGATGTTGTCTACAAAGCTTTCAAGGATACTTGTAAGTTCAGAAAAAAACATCGGTGTTTTCAAAGTAAATATGCATCGTTTATTACTGGGGCTATCTTCTCGCTTTACTGAAGTTTTCTTGCTAATATTTCATCTTTGAATCGTAAaggtaacaaaaataaagtaaaggtATCCACAATGTTTCGACTTTGACGTCTCTGCCATTACTAAACCGTTTTTATTATCCTCAATTTACGTACGTACCTTCAATGGAGCAATTCTTTTTTTCTACGTCATATATTCTGattgatataataatactataacaaatataattaactttacaattgtttttgtCACAGGGCGGAGTTCATACAACGTTTTGGGTATATAGTGGCATTTTTGGCTACGCACAGCGGTCTAACAAGGTGGCAAATGCACCCGCCTAAGGAACACGATGATAAGTGAGTatatagtaaattttataaaagaattaCCTTTTTTGAACTTTGTAAACTACACAACCTTTTAGGTAGATAGGTTCTAAAGCACAATAGACGAGAGCCTAACCTATACAACCGGTCGTCCATAAACTcccactaaattaataataataaaataatatttacttgccacaaaaacatattatacatcCATAAGATCCATATCTTACATGTTTAAGGTTGCAACAGGTAGTTAAACTGGGAAACTGTGCCTTAAAAACTTAATCTTAAGTATGGTGtaactaattttatgtaaagttAAAGACTGATTTTGCGAGGAATAAAAAACGGCTAGTTCTTTGCGGTACTTTCGGTCTTTGTGTCAATATTTCTGGAATTTAAAGGTTTAATTAAACTGAGGGTACAATTGCTACCCTCAGTTTATAAATTTCTGAGAATAAAATCCACAGTTGAATTAGTAGTTGCAACTTCTAACTTAATACACAGCaactatttacattaaactagAACCGAATTTTGATCTTggctttaaaaattatttacagagTGGAGTTTGGTAAAGTATGGCCTCGCGCTATTGATGAGGTATGGTATCGTCGTGCAGTGGAACAACACTACGTGGATCCCCTTAGCTACGTCTATAGTGTGGAAATGAATACAGAGAAATTCCCATTGAACGTCAGCTCGGCATTGGTAACGGCTGCCCATGCGGTCTTCCATAGTGACGGACACCGTAAGGCTCCAGCCGCGGTGGTAGGATTCCAGTTCAAACACGAGAGACTGACGGAGTGGTTCGATAATATCACATCCTCGGTGCGTAACCTACTTGTGAAATTTTTATAGGAACATTTATAATCAGTATTTTACACCATCAACTCTTAACTATTTGTCACGTCGCATGTATTAGCATCGTCCAGGCACGATCTGGAGCAACAAATGCAGATTACTGTAGACCGTAACGGCCTACAGGACATGTTAATAAAGCACAGACCGTGCCTGGAACGGTTCtgcgaaaaaattgttaaatatataaaggcgGCAAACAAATCTGAAAGAGCGTATATAGAgcgatagatagatagatagagattagatataatattgtaaataaaaatattaccaatGTAGCCGGGGCGTATTTCGCGAGACGCGTAACACACCATTTCTGAAGtagattattgtaattaatgtaatgtattatgttttattgtaaaaatttaagagATAGAAAAAATCCCTGGACACAATGGCAGgggaaatattaataaaaaaaactacttgtctcttattaatataaatatgtattgtgttaaaacagatgttttgttttaaatttaatatcacatGCTGCTTTTATCATTATGATTCTagacttaaataattattactttcagTGTGAGCATAATAAGGAGTGCGTGACATGCGCTTCGGAGGAATGGGACTGTTACTTAGTAGATAATAACGGCTGGATCGTGGTCAGCAAAGACAGTACACAAACTGGACAGTTCTTTGGAAAGGTATAGAAAATTGTAGCCACATAAGTTTTAGTAGTTTGTTTTATCATTACAGATAAACTATAGGTACCATGctaacgaaaaaaaattactagaaaGTCATTTGTTTCTCCAAAATGATTGATAACTTAGTATAAGTACCTCATAATACATTATATGAGTTTATTTACTAGATTCGACCGGATATAATGCAAAAATTAGTAGAAGACGAGGTGTTTCGTACAGTGCACGTGATTGACTACCAAGCGGTGTGCTTTAGAGAGAAAAAAGTCACGAACCCAGCTTCAACAATAAGAACGGTTAGTTATAATGCTCATTAAATCCAATCGGTTTGTACACATTATATTTCATAGCGGCATACATTTGAATACTAAAATGTATCCTAACAAACTCACACAGCAactattgttaaataaattttaaaatcgatcagtatctttaattatatttatggttatagtatttttattgattatatatttttatatattatatttcagccAATGGAAAATCTGCGGTTAATAATGTCTTGGTTTGTGACCACCTCGGTATGGCTTTATAACTCGGTGTCCTTAACGTTCGCACAGTCCAGCTACTTCGATGACGGTAAGATATCGCTTCAATGTATGTAGCATCCTTTACTGAAACTTGGTTCCAAAACATATAACATTGCTTAGGTCGATTAACCGCTGACCTACCGTTGACGTAAGATAAATCAAGCTGTGAAAAATATCAAGATAAAGAGATGATAATCtataactatattattttcaattgtttatcaagtttaaataatatatataacactaGATCCGCACATGTGCGGAAAGACAAGCGTCGTGGTATTTGAGATCGCAGCAGTACTAATTCAccttttttgttatgttgaCTGTAACACTAAATGAAGCACATTTTTTGTgcataaatgaaataaataagaatgatATAAGTTCGCATAATCTGACGTCGGTTCTCTGTCCGCATAGGCTCTAAAAATTGTTATGATTTACACAGCGGTAGAACAGCTTACAGTATTTTTGCAGTGTTAAATGCGCGTTGTCAGCATGATCTGTTACTGCAACGAGCAccaacaattataaatgtttatttaggaATACATTAGACTAGATAACTAAATTCGGTGTTGTACCAACAAAGCTCTCGTTGTTCTGAGACACAATGCTTAAGAACTCCACAATCTTCTTTAATGTTTGCTACTActtgtatttataatacaaaaacaccGCACAAATACACAAATATGTAAACTTCTCACGGAGCATGAAGGCTCGATGGCAATTTGTCGAATTATTGATGTAGATCGAAATTGTGTATGGAGTCTACGATCGGTTTTAGCTAAGTGATGTAGTAACGACTCCATCTTATTTTCAGAGTATGTTACATCCACTGGTGAGTTATAGTACGAGCACCGTAGACTGTGTCTCAGGGCacttattgaaaattttacttgatatgaatttcacttaaatttttataagtagTTAATTTCGGAATGTGCATGACGTAGAAAATTATCGAGGAGCTGAacctttttttgtatattgtttcATGTTTCTTGCCAGGCGCCTACCATTGCATATAAATCCGAAATCAAATAAGTTATCtccttacaatattttttagaaagcTTCAGCTAAGTTTCATTTGGTAAAACTTGGCCTGGTTTCTGCATGTTGCCATTAGGTTGTTATTTCAGACCTTTTTGAGCGTATTCTTCAATATTTGACCTCTCATCATAaacagttatatttttatactgtaaatattttggcatcattttgaaatttttcgCTCATTcgttttaaaacaacatttaaaccCATCATCATTGATAATGTGTTGTCCAAtgctaataatatatttatttccctaGTTGCGTACCAAAATTACGAAAACGATGAAGACACGGATGACCCATCCATGTCAAAACCGCCCACTCGAATTCATGAGAGAGATTTTGAAAAGATCGTTCTTATAAACCGAACTCGTCCAACACCTTGCGATCGAGAGATGTTTTTGTACCAAATAGACTACAAGAACTTGGAGGCGAAGTTGAATAAGCCCTTGACAGAATGTTCGAGACCATTTTACGCGCAGCTCGtgaattatacaaatatgCTGCTGGTGGTCGTTGACGCGATGTGTGCGAAGAAAGATGTCTCGATATTATCAATAGACCCAGCAGAAGTTCAGTACAATGAATCATTACCTTGTCTGAAACATAAGCATCCTTTGTATCGGAAGCAGCCGTCATCGTGCATACGAAATCATACTGAGGTAACCATCAAAACTAAAAAGGCCTTATTATAAATCGTGGATTAAATTCATTCtttcattttgtatgatgatttactattttaaaagagtaccgagagtttttacGCCGACTTTTTCTGCCTGCCTACACCCTCTATCTCCTTTGCCGATAAGTAGGggtctaccgattcaaatttaatgacttggtagtgatacctgtatcttatattccataataaacatattttaagttttttttagtttaaagtaCAGTATTGACATGGTCACGATCTTATTTCTGCCTGAAATCTACTGAAATGAACAATTATATAATGATGCAGTGTTAAGTGTTATCTTGTCATTACTACGCGCTAATTGTATTGAACAAATCATCGCATCAACCTGTATGACATCTTGTGACCCCTCATTGGGGCACATATTTTCCTCTGTTCTATAGAAACAATTTTAGAAACAAATAGGTGATCTATGCCTACGACAAGAGATACTTCTAGTGCTGCATATTGGAGCTTCGAACGCAAGCTCAGGGTTGAGAGTagagttagttttttttatggctctggcacgatttgtgcattagccagcgtcaagtataggattttttataattttttataatttttttaaaattgtctttagaaattcgaccgtgtcctccatgtacggtttaggcactcgcccggtaccgcacaaccctcccaaaggccgagaacaaattaaaacttgccctcgaactgggaatcgaacccggtacctcTCACCTAGCTGctacttaataagaccgctaggcccCTAGAGTTAcagtttttatgtatatttaaactttcttttttCAGGAGAGCAACATCGACATGTGCGGACGCGGAAGTCTCccaacaaaaaatgttttatgggTACCTTTTACAATACTTCATATTTTATggatcaaaataatattttaaatttgatgttTTTCCTTAGCCGTCTATATAAGTATCAgaatcaaattatatttccaataaaaaatcgTAGACATGTCTGTTAACATATCAGTGTTTATAAATTTCTAGAAAATAATAGTCTCAAGGTGCCACATTTATTGGCATATTCATATCAATGTATAGtttaattagatttaagtGTTATTCAACCAAAGTAATTTATCTCAATGTTAATAGATGGTGTTTAGTTATTGTCCTTTCTCCGTCCTGAGTTTATGATTGGGAAATATTGAAAAGCTGCCTAGTATATTAAACTATACTGTGAAATCATTATGGgttaatttaagttatttttaaataagaaaagtctatacaaataaatatttattgtaacaaaagttgttttattttaaaggtatACCTAACATTGAATGGTTATTGTCTATTAGCATAATTAATCTATAATCTTTCATcctacttataaataatttttatgaacttttactaactactaactcagacaaaaaatgttttaaacaattttaataatatttagtacatacatacagaTTTAGACAAAGTATTTGTAGCACAGTTTTtggaaaattatttcaattatttaaaaatattttaatggcaaagaaacaaaaaataaaatctatgaaataaaacaaaaaggtcTAAATCATAAAGACAATATAGCAATTAACtttcaatttgatttttagtaataaattcaTTCACCTCAGCTGCTAGGATTTCGTATCTTTGTTGCCGCAGAAGTGACTCCTGCAGTTTTTCCAGTTGTTCTCCACCCTCCATAAAAATTTTGAGACTTGGTATATTTACACCACCCTCTCTATGCTCTGTTACTCGATCTTGAGGATAGTTGTAAGTTCTAATTTTCTCATTGCGATTGCTTGAGCCAACCTGAAATGACACACCaaccataattaataaattggatCAAGTAGGTAAAGGTAAGTATAGGTAAGGtagtaataactttattcatatatatatatatatatatgttataggtatgttaaaaaatataattgaattaataaaatcttatattgCTAAAGTAATTGAAATAGCTTTTCTactattaattacaaatagctataattaataaatcaaatctAGAAAAAAACTTCACATAATGTAAgcaaaacacaatacatatgTTATGTTAACAGAGAATTCACAGAATATGTATGAATACATAGAATAATAGGAGTTGTACCTGCGCTTTCCTTTCACTGTTAATTTTTGAGGACTGTTCTTCAATTTGTTTCTGTAATAATAAGGCTCTTAGTTTTTCCATTgcaatttctttgtttttaatttgtgacCTTCCTTCTTGACATTCTACTGTAGTACCAGTCGGAGTATGGATGAGTCTGACTGCACTATCCGTTGTGTTCACATGCTGACCCCCAGCACCACTGGCTCTTTTAGTTTCAACAATGATATCTTTCGCTGGGATATCAAGCTCCATCTCAGTTGCTTGTGGTAAAACAGCAACTGATACTGTGCTAGTATGAATACGTCCACCTTTTTCTGTGACAGGAATTCTTTGTACTCTATGCACTCCTGCTTCCATCTTCATCAATTCAGGGGCCCCATACCCTTTCATTAACATTGATGCTTTACGAATACCACCTATGTCTGATTTTTCAATTGATGCTATATCAACTTCCCACTCTTTATATTCAGCATAAGACTGatacaattcaaataattCTTTAGCAAATAGCATAGATTCTTGACCTCCAGCACCTGCTGTTACTTCAAGTACAATACCACCATTGGTGACGCATGGTGCCagtaatattgattttaaatcgTCATCAACTTCTGTCAGCTGAGTCAGATATATCTGTGCTTCCTCTTTaatcattttcttaatttcttCATCATTGTTATCTTTTTTAGTTAATTCTTTTAATGATTCTATGCTGTCGTATAAGGCTACTCTCTGCTCTAAAACATAAACTATAGGTTTAATTTCGTTTAAGCGTCTCGTCTCTTCCGATGATCTACGAGATTTTATATGCAAGGTATCATATTCAATCATTAATTGTTTCAAATATGTTTGGACAGCCGTatctgttatttttaatacattttgagAATAATTTGTATGGATTATAGTGTTCGTTGTTCTCTGAAGTAAGCAACCAAGATAGGTTAATTTTGATCTTAACATTGTAAgcgtattttaattgttatctTGCTAAAAACGGTTTGAATATTTAAgcattacttttatataattttcgtACTATTTAGCTGTTCTGCAGTACAaagtattaacattaaaacataaataaaagttgacttttaaaatttatactaaTGGTTACTGTCAATTTCAGAATCAGAATACTCAATAGTCAATAGTCAATACACTGATGAGTGATGACTGAAAACACTtatgacttttttttttataatggctctggcacgatttgtgcattagccagcgtcaagtataggattttttataattcgtgcttgtctttagaaattcgactttcgtttaagcactcgcccggtaccgcataACCCCCCTCCctaaggccgagaacaaattttaaattaaattaaaacttgccctcgaaccagGAATctaacccggtacccctcacctagctgccacttaataagaccgctaggctatgaggctcCCTAGTCCCTACACCTATGACTTAACAGTTAACATACAACACAGATTAAGTCGAGATAGACAGTGGTCACAGACTAGTGAAATATCAATCAAATGACAGCAGACAGTGCTATTTGAGagttgaaaaaaataactactTTGACATTGTCAATGTGTAGGtaagacataaaaaaaatgaacatTTAACAAACTATAATATgtgcaataaattttattgtaatcaatattttcaacTTATTGCCATAAAGTACGTAATTTATAAGctactttaattattaaaactgtttattgTTATGCTTAAAAGTAGGGATTCAGGGATgagtttatttttcaaataaaagcagccctgcgattctgtaactcacttcacgaactcacacagcggtttttgcatcggcggtcgctctcaaatcagtcgtgaagcagtcattttatgatttggcattctgataaacaataaactacaagctcccaccttttcagaatgccaaatcataaaatgactgcttcacgactgatttgagagcgaccgccgatgcgaaaaccgctgtgtgagttcg
The Pieris napi chromosome 1, ilPieNapi1.2, whole genome shotgun sequence DNA segment above includes these coding regions:
- the LOC125050417 gene encoding voltage-dependent calcium channel subunit alpha-2/delta-3 isoform X5 yields the protein MCYRAGVIFLLLSFESTYFTARAQHVPNSRISFNTVQGWGVKLGTELYHFGEFITRKKEVEDSWKSAQIESRDGEKLVQSVADDIRAMMELKISAVKRIVEAAENMAFDKQDDPVPEDFQFFNSKEMEDLLDDSITTTPEPEFHNENNIDRPPSKNVRLYQNPHFSNIPVNINFTSVHVPTNVYAWAPEVIKGIHWSEGLDTHFINNYQSDPTLSWQYFGSSTGFMRHYPAMKWRADPVDIYDCRTRAWYMEAAASPKDVIVLVDRSGSMTGQRRDIAKHVVTNILDTLGNNDFVNVMTFADTVEEIVPCFEDSLVQATLGNIREFKLALENFETMEIANFSAALTRAFDLLEIYRNNSGGANCNQAIMLVTDGVPYNYKEIFEKYNWKYDTPVRVFTYLIGREVADVREVKWMACANRGYYVHLSTLAEVRERVLEHVNVLARPLVLQREKHPVVWTPVYANVTDPKVADYLWEQRERAEQKERFMSQRRDKALFNSEKEQNRRWKITQMKQGQYSEIGNSQYQLMTSVSMPIYDLRHNENITENVLINEAYWVSVTKEMRIARLLGVAGTDVPLSEIQALMAPYKIGVNGYAFMVTNNGYILIHPDLRPVFQQILKPSYNSVDMIEVELFDDDRSPRNFSKELTALRQDVIDQKTGNKIMNVKYHMDDMKRVSRGKKHYFWTGISDSPFTLVVTIPENYGRHRITPPPTDDIHRLSLTSKNISARQYLSDKWSVHPDWLYCRHYERTFATPEEELLYFLERVAKPGWRWPAKPRPPEHHKNKQGHGHNGSVDSERKPAQRIEYYCDHGLMQALVYDARNTAWFNKSISESASDEKAPLTKVIGLLPRAEFIQRFGYIVAFLATHSGLTRWQMHPPKEHDDKVEFGKVWPRAIDEVWYRRAVEQHYVDPLSYVYSVEMNTEKFPLNVSSALVTAAHAVFHSDGHRKAPAAVVGFQFKHERLTEWFDNITSSCEHNKECVTCASEEWDCYLVDNNGWIVVSKDSTQTGQFFGKIRPDIMQKLVEDEVFRTVHVIDYQAVCFREKKVTNPASTIRTPMENLRLIMSWFVTTSVWLYNSVSLTFAQSSYFDDEYVTSTVAYQNYENDEDTDDPSMSKPPTRIHERDFEKIVLINRTRPTPCDREMFLYQIDYKNLEAKLNKPLTECSRPFYAQLVNYTNMLLVVVDAMCAKKDVSILSIDPAEVQYNESLPCLKHKHPLYRKQPSSCIRNHTEESNIDMCGRGSLPTKNVLWVPFTILHILWIKIIF